From Mytilus edulis chromosome 9, xbMytEdul2.2, whole genome shotgun sequence, the proteins below share one genomic window:
- the LOC139489868 gene encoding heat shock 70 kDa protein 12B-like has product MLKELFGNEVMKQFKRNNGDDFLQLLRDFEVKKKNYRVEGKESVSIRMPLSLTELFLDIEGSDVATKIAISRYNETVRLKRDKLYIAGSLVETFFSETIKMIIDEVVSILKHDRCSDVSAIMMAGGFAEADTLQHAIKKQFQSLEVFIPLDGSLSVFKGAVIYGHNPNVVSSRVCNYTYGLAVAMQFDPSIHDSRKKVYRDEIE; this is encoded by the coding sequence ATGCTGAAAGAACTTTTCGGAAATGAAGTTATGAAACAGTTTAAACGCAACAACGGAGACGATTTCTTACAACTACTGAGAGATTTtgaagtaaagaaaaaaaattatagagtAGAAGGCAAGGAGTCAGTGTCCATTCGTATGCCTTTAAGTCTGACTGAACTGTTCCTTGATATTGAAGGATCAGACGTTGCAACAAAAATTGCTATTTCTAGATATAATGAAACTGTACGACTTAAAAGAGATAAATTATATATTGCAGGATCTTTAGTTGAAACTTTTTTCTCTGAAACCATTAAAATGATCATTGATGAAGTGGTATCCATATTGAAACATGATAGATGTTCTGATGTAAGCGCAATAATGATGGCAGGTGGTTTTGCAGAGGCCGACACATTACAACATGCAATTAAAAAGCAATTTCAATCGTTGGAGGTTTTTATACCATTAGACGGGTCTCTTTCAGTGTTTAAAGGGGCTGTGATATATGGTCACAATCCAAATGTTGTATCATCAAGAGTATGCAATTATACCTATGGCTTGGCTGTTGCCATGCAGTTCGACCCAAGTATTCATGATTCGAGAAAAAAAGTTTACCGCGACGAAATAGAATGA